One region of Pseudomonas alvandae genomic DNA includes:
- a CDS encoding MdtA/MuxA family multidrug efflux RND transporter periplasmic adaptor subunit codes for MVDHSMQSSVSRKSRRWLFGLFVVLVVALLAWKFWPASTDSKNAAGQKGAAGHMGRSGGMRPGFGGATGPIPVRVAPAVAGDFPLYYKALGTVTALNTINVRSRVGGELVKIAFEEGQMVKAGDLLAEIDPRPYQNALLQAEGTLLQNQAQLKNAQVDLERYRGLYAEDSIAKQTLDTAAALVGQYQGTVKTNQAAVNDAKLNLEFTKIRAPISGRVGLRQLDLGNLVAANDTTALAVITQTQPISVVFTLPENNLETVLTRYRSGAKLPVEAWDRGDVKLQASGVLQSLDNQIDVTTGTLKFKARYENRDQSLFPNQFVNVRLLADTLKGVVLAPTAAIQFGTNGTFVYALDGDKKVTIKQLKIGASDGEHTVVTEGLAAGDRVVLEGTDRLKEGSEVEVVNDSQEVPTTPTEHLQGKSAAAPTEPAVADKAKKGGA; via the coding sequence TTTCCCGCAAATCCCGTCGCTGGTTGTTCGGCCTGTTCGTGGTATTGGTCGTCGCGTTGCTCGCCTGGAAATTCTGGCCCGCCAGCACCGACTCGAAAAATGCGGCAGGACAGAAGGGCGCGGCCGGACACATGGGGCGCTCGGGCGGCATGCGGCCGGGCTTCGGCGGTGCGACGGGGCCGATTCCGGTTCGGGTGGCACCAGCGGTCGCCGGGGATTTCCCGCTGTATTACAAGGCGCTGGGCACGGTCACGGCGCTCAACACCATCAACGTGCGCAGCCGCGTGGGCGGTGAGTTGGTGAAAATCGCGTTCGAAGAAGGGCAGATGGTCAAGGCCGGGGACCTGCTGGCCGAGATCGATCCTCGCCCGTACCAGAACGCCTTGCTCCAGGCCGAAGGCACCTTGCTGCAAAACCAGGCCCAGTTGAAGAACGCCCAGGTCGACCTGGAGCGCTATCGTGGTTTGTACGCCGAAGACAGCATTGCCAAGCAGACCCTCGACACCGCCGCTGCACTGGTGGGCCAGTACCAGGGCACGGTCAAGACCAACCAGGCGGCGGTCAACGACGCCAAGCTCAACCTGGAATTCACCAAGATCCGTGCGCCGATTTCCGGGCGTGTGGGCCTGCGGCAACTCGACCTTGGCAACCTGGTGGCAGCCAACGACACCACGGCCCTGGCCGTCATCACCCAGACCCAGCCCATCAGCGTGGTCTTCACATTGCCGGAGAACAACCTCGAAACCGTGCTCACCCGCTACCGCAGCGGGGCGAAGCTGCCGGTCGAGGCTTGGGACCGTGGCGATGTGAAGCTCCAGGCCAGCGGCGTGCTGCAAAGCCTGGACAACCAGATCGACGTCACCACCGGCACCTTGAAATTCAAGGCCCGCTACGAGAACCGCGACCAGTCGCTGTTCCCCAATCAGTTCGTCAACGTGCGCCTGCTGGCCGATACCCTGAAAGGCGTGGTGCTCGCGCCGACGGCCGCCATTCAATTCGGTACCAACGGCACGTTTGTCTATGCCTTGGACGGCGACAAGAAGGTCACGATCAAACAGCTCAAGATCGGCGCCAGCGATGGCGAGCATACGGTGGTCACCGAAGGGTTGGCCGCCGGCGACCGGGTGGTGCTCGAAGGCACCGACCGCCTGAAGGAAGGTAGCGAAGTGGAAGTGGTCAACGACAGCCAGGAAGTGCCGACTACGCCGACCGAGCACCTGCAAGGCAAGAGCGCCGCGGCCCCGACTGAGCCGGCAGTAGCCGACAAGGCGAAAAAGGGCGGCGCATGA